A window of the Serratia sarumanii genome harbors these coding sequences:
- a CDS encoding tyrosine-type DNA invertase — translation MSNRKHLTPSEVERLLEVTLHGKNPERDYCLIYMCFIHGCRASEIGGWRLSDIDLEGGNIYVHRLKNGFSTVHPLYLRERQCLRRWLDKRQRHRWADQEWLFLSNRGGRLSRQRIYGLIRHYSKVAKLEVNAHPHMLRHGCGFALADRGVDTRLIQDYLGHRNIQNTVIYTASNAQRFKEIW, via the coding sequence ATGTCTAATCGTAAACATCTGACGCCTTCCGAAGTGGAGAGACTGCTTGAGGTCACGCTGCATGGAAAGAATCCAGAACGCGATTATTGTTTGATTTATATGTGTTTTATTCATGGGTGCCGCGCCAGTGAAATAGGGGGATGGCGTTTGTCGGATATCGATCTGGAAGGCGGTAATATCTATGTGCATCGGTTGAAAAATGGTTTTTCCACCGTGCATCCGCTTTATCTGCGCGAAAGACAATGTTTGCGGCGCTGGTTGGATAAACGTCAGCGGCACCGCTGGGCCGATCAGGAGTGGCTGTTTCTTTCCAATCGCGGCGGCCGCCTGTCGCGTCAACGTATTTACGGGTTGATTCGCCATTACAGCAAGGTGGCTAAATTGGAGGTCAATGCGCACCCGCACATGCTGCGGCATGGCTGCGGATTTGCATTGGCGGATCGCGGTGTCGACACCCGTTTAATTCAGGATTACCTCGGGCACCGAAATATCCAGAATACGGTGATATATACCGCCAGCAATGCGCAGCGCTTCAAGGAAATTTGGTAA
- a CDS encoding acyl carrier protein, whose amino-acid sequence MEKYHRLYETICGMLHEARGLERTLLSADMPLQQLGLDSLDYMELMLLVRREFGITLTAEMLIEHPELTLGELCHLITRQ is encoded by the coding sequence ATGGAAAAATATCATCGGTTATATGAGACGATTTGCGGCATGTTGCATGAAGCCCGAGGGCTGGAGAGAACGCTGCTGTCGGCGGATATGCCGCTACAGCAGCTTGGGCTGGACAGCCTGGATTATATGGAGCTGATGTTGTTGGTTCGGCGAGAATTCGGCATTACGCTCACTGCGGAAATGCTTATCGAGCATCCTGAATTGACCCTCGGCGAATTGTGCCACCTGATAACCCGTCAATAA
- a CDS encoding beta-ketoacyl-[acyl-carrier-protein] synthase family protein, which translates to MEKTRRVVVTGYGAVTALGGSAQQSWQAIMASRLAYRYHDKSAAGIHARFFALLEAEPSLEGVAARVSRRLPRFARLALAAAAEAIEMAFSSSFVGPAHFYSSLECGAIIGSGWGGQDEIMQNNADYLQSGLGQLFGCFHAMPNIATAICGQHWLLRGYQGSPAAACATGGIAIGDAFEVIRSGRASMMLAGASESLRGNGAIWNMDALRLLSREQKDITKASCPFSRERNGFVLAEGAAVLCLEEREAALARGATILGEIKGYGNFSDAFDLTAPSKDQQAKVKTIRRALEQAQLDSHKIDYINAHGTSTLQNDVNETEAIKAALGRDAYRTPISSTKSYTGHLLGASGSFEAIVCLQALQQQMMPATCHLHETDPACDLDYIREGHRHGRLRNVMSLSFGFGGANAALVFGNHYE; encoded by the coding sequence ATGGAGAAAACAAGACGCGTAGTGGTTACCGGTTACGGTGCCGTCACCGCGCTGGGGGGCAGCGCGCAGCAAAGCTGGCAGGCTATCATGGCCAGCCGTCTGGCCTATCGTTATCACGATAAATCGGCGGCGGGGATCCACGCGCGCTTTTTTGCTTTGCTGGAGGCCGAACCGTCGCTGGAGGGCGTTGCCGCGCGGGTAAGCCGCCGCTTGCCCAGATTCGCCAGACTGGCGCTTGCCGCCGCCGCGGAGGCGATCGAAATGGCGTTTTCATCCAGTTTTGTGGGGCCCGCGCACTTTTATTCGTCGTTGGAGTGCGGAGCGATTATCGGCAGCGGCTGGGGCGGCCAGGATGAGATCATGCAAAACAATGCGGACTATCTGCAATCCGGGCTGGGGCAGCTGTTTGGCTGTTTTCACGCGATGCCGAATATCGCGACCGCCATATGCGGCCAGCATTGGTTGCTACGGGGCTATCAAGGCTCGCCGGCGGCGGCCTGCGCGACCGGCGGCATTGCGATTGGCGATGCGTTTGAGGTGATACGCAGCGGCCGCGCTTCAATGATGCTGGCCGGCGCCTCGGAGTCGCTGCGCGGCAACGGCGCGATCTGGAATATGGATGCGTTGCGTTTGTTGAGCCGGGAGCAAAAGGATATTACCAAAGCCAGTTGCCCGTTTAGCCGGGAACGCAACGGTTTCGTCCTGGCGGAAGGGGCCGCCGTATTATGCCTTGAGGAACGGGAAGCGGCTTTAGCGCGCGGTGCGACGATTTTGGGCGAAATCAAAGGATACGGCAATTTTTCAGACGCTTTCGATCTTACCGCCCCGTCGAAGGATCAGCAGGCGAAAGTGAAAACCATACGACGGGCTTTAGAGCAGGCGCAGCTCGACAGTCATAAAATCGACTATATCAATGCGCATGGCACGTCTACGTTGCAAAACGACGTGAACGAAACCGAGGCGATCAAGGCGGCGCTGGGGCGCGATGCCTATCGCACACCGATTTCCAGCACGAAATCTTATACCGGGCACCTGCTTGGCGCATCCGGCAGCTTTGAGGCGATCGTCTGCCTGCAAGCATTACAGCAGCAAATGATGCCGGCAACCTGCCATTTGCACGAAACCGATCCCGCATGCGATCTCGATTATATTCGCGAAGGACATCGGCATGGTCGTCTGCGTAATGTCATGAGCCTCAGTTTCGGTTTCGGCGGCGCCAATGCGGCGCTGGTATTTGGCAATCACTATGAATAA
- a CDS encoding efflux transporter outer membrane subunit produces MSRFWVYGLVMLSLSACGGRPIDATAPPSLPPQWRVVDERSGSLRAGVAWWENFNDPQLSSLIDGVLIANQDLALAGLQWREAMLEAGLTEGNLTPDFTASLSGRNTRALRGASTPQESYRAGLSLSYELDLWGKLARIREQAEWLAVASELDRRNTALTLIGATARGYWQIADLNQQVLHQQQALAIARETLRLVAARHTAGDVGRFELLQAEQSLLARENQLHELERQREDARNSLALLFGRSPLLRYSERRSLPLEEVAVAQRQPAWVIARRPDVQAAERRLRAALAGAEAARLSFYPALSLEAGLDAGSGLFRQWFSEPSRSLGATLTLPFIEWRKMRLSSDKAALQAQRAEIQFRDAVYRALADVDNAMRQRLEAQRQIGNQRWHLAMSRQAVALARHQYQAGSVALQTLLDAQEAVLTSENSLSALQFRYLNATMQLWLALGGNVAFASGQGE; encoded by the coding sequence ATGAGCCGATTTTGGGTTTACGGGCTGGTGATGCTGTCGTTGAGCGCCTGCGGAGGGCGGCCGATCGACGCCACGGCGCCACCGTCGTTGCCGCCGCAGTGGCGCGTGGTCGATGAGCGTTCCGGTTCGCTGCGGGCAGGCGTCGCCTGGTGGGAAAACTTCAATGATCCGCAACTCTCCTCGCTGATCGATGGCGTGCTGATCGCGAATCAGGATTTGGCGCTGGCCGGATTGCAGTGGCGCGAGGCCATGTTGGAGGCCGGATTAACGGAGGGCAACTTGACGCCGGATTTCACCGCCAGCCTGAGTGGCCGCAATACCCGAGCGTTGCGGGGCGCGTCTACGCCGCAGGAAAGCTACCGTGCAGGGCTTTCTCTGAGCTATGAACTGGATTTATGGGGCAAGCTGGCGCGCATTCGCGAACAGGCCGAATGGCTGGCTGTCGCCTCGGAGTTGGACCGGCGCAATACCGCGTTGACCTTGATCGGTGCTACCGCGCGCGGGTACTGGCAGATTGCAGACTTGAATCAGCAAGTCCTCCATCAGCAACAGGCGCTGGCGATCGCGCGTGAAACTTTGCGGCTGGTGGCGGCACGTCACACCGCCGGCGACGTTGGACGATTCGAGCTGTTGCAGGCGGAGCAAAGCTTGTTGGCGCGAGAGAATCAGCTGCATGAGCTGGAGCGGCAGCGGGAAGATGCGCGTAACTCGTTGGCACTGCTGTTCGGGCGATCGCCGCTGCTGCGCTATAGCGAACGGCGTTCGTTGCCGCTTGAAGAGGTGGCTGTCGCGCAGCGTCAGCCGGCGTGGGTGATTGCGCGCCGGCCGGATGTTCAGGCGGCAGAACGCCGTCTGAGAGCGGCGCTGGCCGGTGCCGAGGCGGCAAGATTGAGTTTTTATCCGGCGCTGAGCCTGGAGGCCGGGTTGGATGCCGGCAGCGGACTTTTCCGCCAGTGGTTCAGTGAACCTTCGCGCTCGCTGGGCGCCACGTTGACGCTGCCGTTTATCGAATGGCGCAAGATGCGCTTGTCCAGCGACAAAGCGGCGTTGCAGGCGCAGCGGGCGGAGATTCAATTTCGCGATGCGGTCTACCGCGCGCTGGCCGATGTGGACAACGCCATGCGACAACGCCTGGAAGCACAGCGGCAAATCGGCAACCAGCGGTGGCATCTGGCGATGAGCCGACAAGCCGTGGCGTTGGCGCGACATCAATATCAGGCTGGTTCCGTTGCGCTGCAAACGCTGCTGGATGCGCAAGAGGCGGTGTTGACCAGCGAAAATTCGCTGTCGGCACTGCAATTCCGCTATCTGAACGCCACGATGCAACTCTGGCTGGCGCTGGGCGGCAACGTGGCTTTCGCATCCGGGCAAGGAGAATAA
- a CDS encoding ABC transporter permease, which produces MSVNTAPIIALDNVSREFQAGEQKIAVLKRISLSIQRGEMVAIVGASGSGKSTLMNIIGCLDKPSQGDVHINGVAIGQADADRLAQLRSRHIGFIFQRYHLMPYLTAGENVAIPALYTAMPAAERRLRAAHLLARLGLAQRGGHRPAQLSGGQQQRVSIARALMNGAEIILADEPTGALDSASGQALMTILHELNAIGHTVVIVTHDRRIAEQARRIIEIGDGEIVADRRHEASRHLSTFERPLAAPLKRMAPGAALKEAVGMAWRALLGHRVRALLSMLGIIIGIAAVVSAIAIGEGTRRNILKEISQLGTSTLEIRPGLGWEKPRPDLARSLSERDAALLAALPYVDSVSPVIGTQLLAVREGKQVPLAVMGVGEGYFRTQGIRLLSGGLFTAQDLSERAPVAVIDPLLKQALFASRQDPLGAVVLIAGVPYRVIGVAQRRGAQYAGSQPLAWLPYTSLTGRIAGDMPLESIVMRVNEKLTLEEAGRDATRHLIVEHGRRDFFTFTDDQLTQSIQRASGSMQLLITAIAAISLLVGGVGVMNIMLVSVTERTHEIGIRLAVGAAEKDIMRQFLIEAVVICSLGGVLGIACAALVKGVLSGLAPQVTMIFTWPPLLLACGFSALIGVGFGFFPARTAARLQPVEALARE; this is translated from the coding sequence ATGTCAGTTAACACCGCTCCCATCATTGCGTTGGATAACGTCTCGCGCGAGTTTCAGGCGGGGGAGCAGAAAATTGCGGTCCTCAAGCGCATTTCCCTGAGCATTCAACGGGGGGAAATGGTCGCTATCGTCGGCGCCTCCGGTTCCGGGAAATCGACGTTGATGAACATCATCGGCTGTCTGGACAAACCTTCTCAGGGCGACGTGCACATCAACGGGGTGGCTATTGGGCAAGCCGACGCCGATCGCCTGGCGCAGCTTCGCAGCCGGCATATCGGCTTTATCTTCCAGCGCTATCACCTGATGCCCTATCTGACCGCCGGTGAGAATGTGGCGATCCCGGCGTTGTATACCGCCATGCCGGCCGCCGAACGCCGCCTGCGGGCAGCGCATTTGCTGGCCCGGCTCGGGTTGGCGCAGCGCGGCGGTCATCGCCCGGCGCAGCTTTCCGGTGGGCAACAGCAGCGGGTCAGTATTGCTCGCGCCCTGATGAACGGCGCGGAAATTATTTTGGCCGACGAACCGACAGGTGCGCTGGATAGCGCCAGCGGTCAGGCGTTGATGACCATTTTGCACGAGCTGAACGCTATCGGGCATACCGTCGTCATCGTGACACACGATCGGCGGATCGCCGAACAGGCGCGGCGGATCATTGAGATCGGCGACGGCGAGATCGTGGCGGATCGTCGCCATGAAGCCTCCCGACATCTTTCTACGTTCGAGCGACCGCTGGCGGCGCCGCTGAAACGCATGGCGCCGGGCGCGGCGTTGAAAGAGGCCGTCGGCATGGCCTGGCGGGCATTGCTGGGGCACCGGGTCCGGGCACTGCTATCGATGCTCGGCATCATTATCGGCATTGCGGCGGTGGTCTCCGCAATCGCCATCGGAGAAGGCACGCGGCGTAATATTCTCAAGGAAATCAGCCAGCTTGGCACCAGCACGCTGGAGATTCGCCCTGGCCTCGGGTGGGAGAAACCGCGGCCCGACCTTGCGCGCTCGCTGAGCGAGCGGGATGCCGCATTATTGGCGGCGCTGCCTTACGTCGACAGCGTTTCGCCGGTGATCGGCACCCAACTGCTGGCCGTTCGCGAAGGCAAACAGGTGCCGCTTGCCGTGATGGGCGTCGGCGAAGGGTATTTCCGCACGCAGGGCATTCGCCTGCTTTCCGGCGGCCTGTTTACCGCGCAGGATCTGAGTGAGCGCGCACCGGTAGCGGTGATTGATCCCTTGCTGAAACAGGCGCTGTTTGCTTCCCGGCAAGATCCGTTGGGCGCGGTAGTGCTGATCGCGGGCGTGCCTTATCGGGTGATCGGCGTCGCGCAGCGCCGCGGCGCTCAATACGCCGGCTCTCAACCGCTTGCCTGGCTGCCCTATACCTCCCTGACCGGCCGCATCGCCGGCGATATGCCGCTGGAATCCATTGTGATGCGAGTGAATGAAAAACTGACGCTGGAAGAGGCTGGGCGGGATGCGACCAGGCATTTGATCGTAGAACACGGGCGGCGTGATTTCTTCACGTTTACCGACGATCAGCTGACGCAATCCATTCAGCGCGCCTCAGGCTCCATGCAACTGCTAATTACCGCGATTGCCGCCATCTCGCTGCTGGTGGGCGGTGTGGGGGTGATGAACATCATGCTGGTCTCGGTGACGGAACGGACCCATGAGATCGGTATTCGATTGGCGGTGGGCGCCGCTGAGAAGGACATTATGCGGCAATTTTTGATTGAGGCGGTGGTGATCTGCAGCCTGGGAGGCGTGTTGGGGATCGCCTGCGCCGCGCTGGTCAAAGGGGTTCTGAGCGGATTGGCGCCGCAGGTGACGATGATCTTTACCTGGCCGCCGTTGCTGCTGGCCTGTGGATTTTCGGCGTTGATCGGTGTCGGGTTCGGGTTCTTTCCGGCTCGCACCGCCGCGCGCCTGCAGCCGGTGGAGGCGCTGGCGCGAGAATGA
- a CDS encoding efflux RND transporter periplasmic adaptor subunit, protein MVVLAALLGGLSLLNRPPDTQPPQTARVERGDIEKSVLATGILKPLRQVNVGAQVNGQLKKLYVKQGDRVIQGQLLAEIDPTLQLNELRKSQAELRSAQAQKLASQAQLKQYQLELKRQRALARDRAGVASDLEKAQAQHDAQLAQLKVNESQIVQAEVAQETARANLAFTRITAPIDGEVLGIVTQEGQTIVSSQSAPTILVMADVDTMMVHTRISENDILQVKTGQPLWFYVAADPRRRYEGAMGAIQQAPAEALETDPLGRNSSQQTAAVYYNGVFAVANGERRLRTSMTAQVFIMTERAQGVVRVPMAALGAALDEGSYQVKVLEGGQTVVRRVRIGTRDRRYAEVLEGLNAGEQVLLEQQPDVEEGADVS, encoded by the coding sequence ATGGTCGTTTTGGCGGCGTTGCTTGGCGGGCTGTCGTTGCTGAATCGGCCCCCTGACACGCAACCACCGCAAACGGCGCGCGTCGAGCGCGGGGACATCGAAAAAAGCGTGTTGGCGACCGGGATTCTGAAACCGCTTCGGCAGGTGAACGTGGGCGCGCAGGTCAACGGGCAGTTGAAAAAACTGTATGTCAAACAGGGTGACAGGGTGATCCAGGGGCAGCTGTTGGCTGAGATCGATCCGACGCTGCAGCTTAACGAACTGCGCAAGTCACAGGCTGAATTACGCAGCGCACAGGCGCAGAAACTGGCGAGCCAGGCACAGCTGAAGCAGTACCAGCTGGAGCTGAAGCGGCAAAGAGCGCTGGCGCGAGACCGCGCCGGCGTGGCCAGCGATTTGGAAAAAGCGCAGGCGCAGCACGACGCGCAACTGGCGCAGTTGAAAGTGAACGAGTCGCAGATCGTCCAGGCCGAAGTGGCGCAGGAAACCGCCAGGGCCAATCTGGCTTTTACCCGTATTACCGCCCCTATCGACGGCGAGGTGCTGGGCATCGTCACCCAGGAAGGGCAAACCATCGTCTCGTCGCAAAGCGCGCCGACCATTTTGGTGATGGCAGACGTGGATACGATGATGGTGCACACCCGCATATCGGAAAATGACATCTTGCAGGTGAAGACGGGGCAGCCGCTGTGGTTTTACGTCGCCGCCGATCCCCGCCGCCGATATGAGGGAGCGATGGGCGCGATACAGCAGGCGCCGGCGGAGGCGCTGGAAACCGACCCGCTGGGCAGGAATTCAAGCCAGCAAACGGCGGCGGTGTATTACAACGGCGTGTTTGCCGTCGCCAACGGCGAGCGTCGATTGCGCACCTCGATGACGGCGCAGGTATTCATCATGACCGAACGCGCACAGGGGGTGGTGCGGGTACCGATGGCTGCGCTGGGCGCGGCATTGGATGAAGGAAGCTATCAGGTCAAGGTGCTGGAAGGCGGGCAAACGGTGGTGCGCCGCGTGCGTATCGGTACCCGCGATCGCCGCTATGCCGAAGTGTTGGAAGGGCTGAACGCAGGAGAGCAGGTGCTGCTGGAGCAACAGCCTGATGTGGAGGAGGGCGCTGATGTCAGTTAA
- a CDS encoding peptidase domain-containing ABC transporter, which produces MENTLPTPVLQSEINECGLACIAMLAETQGIRAPLTELRERYPASQHGTSLATLCAILGELALPAYPVAFEHQDLAALPLPAILHYGAGHYVLLAYRQGGYVCVMNPALGQQLLPYAALKAEISGYALVLDRDDIPAGAPAPRSGRRRAFASLSLKDTAGIAGIYRLAAMTFFISLTLFIMPMMVASAINQVFAMAGEVAFPYAYYLLAFVASTALALIARTFTERFIKNFVLLHGAAGFSRLLENSLNFFSKRAPGEIFSRFTSWQMAAGQKIELDNGLRTDWIIGAIALAVMCYLSPMLALVPVVGVLLMGAVSVWAIYRDRHYTQQLQVRGAVQNDFILETIQGFSTIKSAGLAGQRQEGFAEHARSLFNCLQQQKIYEQIKGSIYQLIGSLEMVLFMLLALPLLKEGELSLGAFFAYSFLREIFTSYSSKIFFAVLQKNQLHVIDERARDLFPAVSARAQSADESVSHFDARLAYRSVAFAYDAGQPVLRDLSLTLERGECIAICGGSGAGKSTLLKVLACLLTPQQGELTLDGRVLASAAAQRLFFLQSQEDILFNASVLQNITLFAPSAPGQQRQVEQALCSLGLTDAVAQLPGGVNALVRESHAGLSLGQRQRLLLARAMYSRCPVLVLDEPTANLDEKTAAAVMSALVAHCRENRKTLVTVTHNPRLLPLFDRVLRMSQGRLVPESTDDARMNDCAEVE; this is translated from the coding sequence ATGGAAAACACCCTTCCTACGCCGGTCTTGCAGAGCGAAATCAATGAGTGCGGGCTGGCCTGCATCGCCATGCTGGCGGAAACTCAGGGCATTCGCGCACCGTTGACGGAGCTGCGGGAGCGTTATCCCGCTTCGCAGCACGGCACTTCGCTGGCGACGCTGTGCGCCATTTTGGGAGAGCTGGCGCTACCGGCTTATCCGGTGGCATTTGAGCATCAGGATCTGGCGGCGCTGCCGTTACCGGCCATTTTGCATTACGGCGCGGGCCACTATGTGTTGCTGGCGTATCGCCAAGGGGGGTACGTATGCGTAATGAATCCGGCATTGGGGCAGCAACTGCTGCCGTACGCTGCCCTGAAAGCGGAAATCAGCGGTTATGCGTTGGTGCTGGATCGCGATGATATACCGGCTGGGGCACCGGCCCCGCGCAGCGGCCGCCGGCGCGCTTTCGCCAGCTTAAGCCTGAAGGATACCGCCGGCATCGCCGGCATTTATCGCCTGGCGGCGATGACGTTTTTTATCTCGCTGACGCTGTTCATCATGCCGATGATGGTCGCCAGCGCGATCAATCAGGTGTTCGCCATGGCCGGCGAGGTCGCATTCCCTTACGCCTACTATCTGCTGGCGTTCGTGGCGTCCACGGCGTTGGCGCTGATTGCACGCACCTTTACCGAACGCTTCATCAAAAATTTCGTGTTGTTGCACGGCGCCGCCGGGTTTTCTCGCCTGCTGGAAAACTCGCTCAATTTCTTCAGCAAGCGCGCCCCCGGCGAGATCTTCAGCCGTTTCACCAGTTGGCAGATGGCCGCCGGCCAGAAAATCGAACTGGACAACGGCCTGCGCACCGACTGGATCATCGGCGCCATCGCGCTGGCGGTGATGTGCTACCTGAGCCCGATGCTGGCGCTGGTGCCGGTTGTCGGCGTGCTGCTGATGGGGGCGGTCAGCGTGTGGGCCATCTACCGCGATCGGCATTACACCCAGCAGCTGCAGGTGCGAGGCGCGGTGCAAAATGACTTCATCCTGGAAACCATCCAGGGGTTTTCGACTATCAAGTCCGCCGGCCTGGCTGGCCAGCGGCAGGAAGGGTTCGCCGAACATGCCCGCTCGCTGTTCAACTGCCTGCAGCAGCAAAAGATCTATGAACAGATAAAAGGCAGCATTTACCAGCTGATCGGCAGTCTGGAGATGGTGTTGTTCATGCTGCTGGCGTTGCCGCTGCTCAAGGAGGGCGAGCTCAGTCTGGGGGCATTCTTCGCCTACAGCTTTTTGCGCGAAATCTTTACTTCGTACAGCAGCAAGATCTTTTTTGCCGTTTTGCAGAAAAACCAGCTGCACGTCATCGATGAACGCGCGCGGGATCTGTTTCCTGCGGTATCCGCTCGGGCCCAGTCTGCGGACGAAAGCGTGAGCCATTTTGACGCGCGGTTGGCGTATCGGAGTGTGGCCTTCGCTTACGACGCCGGTCAACCGGTGTTGCGCGATTTGTCGCTGACGCTGGAGCGTGGCGAGTGCATCGCCATTTGCGGCGGTTCCGGCGCGGGCAAGAGCACGTTGCTGAAGGTGCTCGCCTGCCTGCTGACGCCGCAGCAGGGGGAGCTGACGCTGGATGGGCGCGTACTGGCAAGTGCCGCCGCGCAGCGGCTGTTCTTCCTGCAAAGCCAGGAGGACATTCTGTTCAACGCCTCGGTGTTGCAGAACATCACGCTGTTCGCGCCGTCGGCGCCGGGCCAGCAACGGCAGGTGGAACAGGCGTTGTGCAGTTTGGGGCTGACGGACGCGGTGGCGCAGCTGCCGGGGGGCGTGAATGCCCTGGTGCGGGAGAGCCATGCCGGGCTGTCTCTGGGGCAGCGGCAGCGTCTGTTGCTGGCGCGCGCCATGTACAGCCGTTGCCCGGTGTTGGTGCTGGACGAACCGACGGCGAATCTGGATGAAAAGACCGCGGCGGCGGTGATGTCGGCTCTGGTGGCGCATTGCCGTGAAAACCGTAAAACCCTGGTGACGGTCACCCATAATCCGCGGTTGTTGCCGTTATTCGATCGGGTCTTGCGCATGTCGCAGGGGCGGCTGGTGCCTGAATCCACCGACGACGCCAGGATGAATGATTGTGCAGAGGTGGAGTGA
- a CDS encoding DsbA family protein yields MYKRPLLFIGYTLVIIFASSFLTAFYFQHYVMQPAEAESLSFIAPEKIEQSPLQDDNTIVEVFSYACHYCEVNESGVAELEKRLPAGAKLVRLHLSDDSQAGMAAFAPLFATLTIMGIEAQHRPAAYRAIIKENLNLADDKQLSAWLTANGIDEAAYRQARESERVKALLAHMTAVSRYYQINATPSFIVNRKWLALQDREFSAFSRQLLSLLQHDKPLAP; encoded by the coding sequence ATGTATAAACGTCCCTTGCTTTTTATCGGCTACACGCTCGTTATTATTTTTGCCTCTTCTTTTTTGACCGCATTTTATTTTCAACATTACGTCATGCAACCGGCGGAGGCGGAAAGCCTGAGTTTTATCGCCCCGGAAAAAATCGAACAAAGCCCGTTGCAAGACGATAATACCATTGTCGAAGTCTTCTCTTACGCCTGCCACTATTGTGAAGTCAACGAAAGCGGCGTGGCAGAGCTGGAAAAACGTTTGCCGGCGGGCGCCAAATTGGTGCGCTTGCACCTCAGCGACGACAGTCAAGCCGGCATGGCGGCCTTTGCGCCCCTGTTCGCCACGCTGACGATCATGGGGATCGAAGCACAGCATCGCCCCGCCGCTTATCGCGCCATTATCAAAGAAAACCTCAACCTGGCGGACGACAAGCAGCTCAGCGCCTGGCTGACGGCCAACGGTATCGATGAGGCTGCCTATCGGCAGGCCAGAGAGTCAGAGCGGGTCAAGGCGTTGTTGGCGCATATGACGGCGGTAAGCCGCTATTACCAGATCAACGCGACCCCCAGTTTTATCGTCAATCGCAAATGGCTGGCGCTGCAAGATCGCGAGTTTTCCGCTTTCAGCCGGCAGCTGCTGTCGCTGTTGCAACACGATAAACCGCTGGCCCCCTGA
- a CDS encoding DUF4762 family protein, whose protein sequence is MKKINLSEAENIVGGTFVCTKEFAWVGSGNNRTCQLVKTCANKFGGVQKSYYPAPVASCPSNPTTPS, encoded by the coding sequence ATGAAAAAAATCAATCTGTCAGAAGCGGAAAACATCGTCGGCGGTACTTTTGTTTGTACCAAGGAATTTGCCTGGGTGGGCAGCGGCAACAACCGCACCTGCCAGTTGGTGAAAACCTGTGCGAACAAATTCGGTGGCGTACAGAAGTCTTATTACCCGGCGCCGGTAGCAAGCTGCCCGTCTAACCCAACCACGCCAAGCTGA
- a CDS encoding LysR family transcriptional regulator has protein sequence MLATHEYANDLILFALIVDCGSFSKAAESAGITSSVVSKRIGRLEKSLGARLLYRTTRSLTLTESGQALYQQAKDIGAKVQEALYAVSEKSEELTGTIRMSVPTISGELLLSESVAEFCALHPSLKVEMRLENRFADLVEEGIDLAIRTGTMPDSSLIARPIFDSRWVIVCSPGYLESHPEPRCAEDLLGHNCLTYTYQESGTANWLMKRPGRNDIYELQVNGNLSANNARAIRKAVIGGHGIAMVPRCMVYEDLQDGKLTEILAGHCGKVLGIYAVYPYTRNLPLKTRLLIEHIIGSYQNISHYF, from the coding sequence ATGCTCGCCACCCACGAATACGCCAACGACCTGATTCTGTTCGCCCTGATCGTCGACTGCGGCTCGTTCAGCAAGGCCGCGGAGAGCGCCGGCATCACCAGCTCGGTGGTCAGTAAACGCATCGGGCGGCTGGAAAAATCGCTGGGCGCCCGTCTGCTGTACCGCACCACGCGCAGCCTGACGCTGACCGAAAGCGGCCAGGCGCTCTACCAGCAGGCCAAAGATATTGGCGCCAAAGTGCAGGAGGCGCTGTACGCCGTCAGCGAAAAGAGCGAAGAGTTGACCGGCACCATTCGCATGTCGGTGCCGACCATTTCGGGCGAGCTGCTGCTGAGCGAGAGCGTGGCGGAATTTTGCGCTCTGCATCCCAGCCTGAAAGTCGAGATGCGGCTGGAAAACCGCTTTGCCGATCTGGTGGAAGAAGGCATCGATCTGGCGATCCGCACCGGCACCATGCCGGATTCAAGCCTGATTGCCCGGCCGATCTTCGATTCCCGCTGGGTGATCGTCTGCTCGCCGGGGTATCTGGAAAGCCACCCGGAACCGCGTTGCGCCGAAGACCTGCTCGGCCACAACTGTCTGACCTACACCTATCAGGAGAGCGGCACCGCCAACTGGCTGATGAAGCGGCCGGGGCGCAACGACATCTACGAGCTGCAGGTTAACGGCAACCTGTCGGCCAACAATGCGCGGGCGATCCGCAAAGCGGTGATCGGCGGCCACGGCATCGCCATGGTGCCACGCTGCATGGTGTATGAAGATTTGCAGGACGGCAAACTGACGGAGATCCTGGCCGGCCACTGCGGCAAGGTATTGGGCATTTACGCCGTCTATCCTTACACCCGCAATCTGCCGTTAAAAACCCGTCTGCTGATCGAGCATATCATCGGTTCCTACCAAAATATCAGCCACTATTTTTGA